The Methylocystis sp. ATCC 49242 region TGCCGTTCTGTAGGGCCGGCGCGACGCTTTGGCCTTGCGGGTAAAATCTGTATTCTCCCGCGCGCAGCGAGCGGGGGAGCGGCGCGTGGCGAATTCCGGTGCAACACATAGGCTTGTCGGCAAGCGCATTTTGCTCATCGTCGGCGGCGGGATCGCGGCGTACAAGTCGCTCGATCTCGTGCGGCGGCTGCGCGAGCGCGGCGCGCGCGTCCGCGTGGTGATGACCGCCGCCGCGAAAGAATTCGTCACGCCGCTCGCTTTCGTCAGCCTCACGAACGAAAAGGTTTACGACGATCTCTTTTCGTCCACCGACGAGCAGGAGATGGGCCATATCCAGCTTTCGCGCGAGGCCGATCTGATCGTCGTCGCGCCTGCGACCGCGCATCTCATCGCGCGCGCCGCGCGGGGCCTATGCGACGACCTCGCAACGACGCTGCTGCTCGCCACCGACAAGCGCGCGCTTTATGCGCCGGCGATGAATGTGCGCATGTGGCTGCATCCGGCGACGCAGCGAAACGTCGCGGCGCTGCATGCTGACGGTGCCTGGTTCGTCGGGCCGAATGCGGGCGAGATGGCCTGCGGCGAATATGGTCCCGGCCGCATGAGCGAGCCGTTGGAAATTGTCGCGGCGATTGAAGCGGCCTTGGCGCAGGAAACGCGCCTGCCTTTGCCCGAGGGCGTGACCCGGCGCGGCGCGGAAGGTCCGCTTGCGGGCCGCCATGTGATCGTCACGTCGGGCCCCACGCATGAGGCGATAGACCCCGTGCGCTATATCGCCAATCGCTCCTCCGGCAAGCAGGGCCACGCCATTGCCGGCGCGGCGGCAACCGCGGGCGCGCGCGTGACGCTTGTCTCCGGTCCGGTGCGTATCCCGGATCCACAGGGCTGCGAGACCATTCATGTCGAGAGCGCACGCGAAATGTTCGAGGCCGTGCGGAGGGCCCTGCCGGCGGATGTCTTCATCGGTGCGGCCGCGGTCGCGGACTGGCGCGTGGAGGCGGCGGCGCACAAGATCAAGAAAGAGCAGGGGGCGGCGGCGCCGGTTTTCACGCTCGTCGAAAACCCCGACATTCTCGCGAGCGTCGCGCGCGGGGAAAGCCGTCCGCGCCTCGTCGTGGGGTTTGCGGCCGAGACGCGCGACGTGATCGTCCATGCGCGCGACAAGCTTGCGCGAAAGGGCTGCGATCTCATCGTCGCCAATGACGTCGGCGAAGGGACGGGCACATTCGGCGGCGAGACCAATGAAGCGCATCTCGTGACGCGCGAGGGCGTCGAAAGCTGGCCGCGCATGGGCAAGGAGGCGGTGGCGGAACGTCTCGTCGCGCGCCTTGCCGACATTCTTTCGCAAAGCGAGGCGAAGTCATGAAAGTAACGATCCGTCGGCTCACCCATGGCGAAGGCCTGCCGACGCCCGCCTACGCCAGCGCCGGCGCCGCGGGGCTCGATCTCTACGCCGCGCTTCCGGCGGGGCAGAAGCTGGTGCTGGAGCCCGGCGCGCGCGATCTGATCCCGACCGGGATCTCCATCGCCCTGCCGCCGGCCCATGAGGCGCAATTGCGCCCGCGCTCCGGGCTTGCCGTCGAATTCGGCGTCACGGTGCTCAATTCGCCGGGCACGATCGACAGCGACTATCGCGGGGAGATCAAGGCTCTGCTGATCAATCACGGCGGTCAGCCATTCGAGATCACGCGCGGCATGCGCATCGCGCAGCTCGTCATCGCGCCCGTCTCGCATGCCACGCTCATCGAGACGACCGAGGAACTCGACGAGACGGCGCGCGGCGCCGGCGGCTTCGGCTCCACGGGATTCGGCGGAGCCGGCGAAGAATGAGGCTTCTGCCGCGTTCCGCGCGTTTCGCGCTGATGGCGGCGCTCGACGTCGCCCTGCACGCGCGCGGACGCCCGGTCCCGTCCAAAGAGCTTGCGGCGCGGCACGACCTGCCGCCGCGCCGGCTGGAGACGCTGCTGCAGGCGCTCGTTCGCGCCGGAATATTAAAGAGCGTGCGCGGCCCGGCCGGCGGTTATGAGCTGGCGCGCGAGCGGCGCCGACTTTGCGTCGGCGAAATCGTGCGCGTCGCCCTGCGCGCGGAGGAAGAGGATGAGAACCAGTCGCCGGCCCTGCTCGCCGCAGTGCTGGAGCCTGTGATCGCTCAGGCCGAGGAAAGCGCGCTG contains the following coding sequences:
- the coaBC gene encoding bifunctional phosphopantothenoylcysteine decarboxylase/phosphopantothenate--cysteine ligase CoaBC is translated as MANSGATHRLVGKRILLIVGGGIAAYKSLDLVRRLRERGARVRVVMTAAAKEFVTPLAFVSLTNEKVYDDLFSSTDEQEMGHIQLSREADLIVVAPATAHLIARAARGLCDDLATTLLLATDKRALYAPAMNVRMWLHPATQRNVAALHADGAWFVGPNAGEMACGEYGPGRMSEPLEIVAAIEAALAQETRLPLPEGVTRRGAEGPLAGRHVIVTSGPTHEAIDPVRYIANRSSGKQGHAIAGAAATAGARVTLVSGPVRIPDPQGCETIHVESAREMFEAVRRALPADVFIGAAAVADWRVEAAAHKIKKEQGAAAPVFTLVENPDILASVARGESRPRLVVGFAAETRDVIVHARDKLARKGCDLIVANDVGEGTGTFGGETNEAHLVTREGVESWPRMGKEAVAERLVARLADILSQSEAKS
- the dut gene encoding dUTP diphosphatase; the encoded protein is MKVTIRRLTHGEGLPTPAYASAGAAGLDLYAALPAGQKLVLEPGARDLIPTGISIALPPAHEAQLRPRSGLAVEFGVTVLNSPGTIDSDYRGEIKALLINHGGQPFEITRGMRIAQLVIAPVSHATLIETTEELDETARGAGGFGSTGFGGAGEE
- a CDS encoding Rrf2 family transcriptional regulator, coding for MRLLPRSARFALMAALDVALHARGRPVPSKELAARHDLPPRRLETLLQALVRAGILKSVRGPAGGYELARERRRLCVGEIVRVALRAEEEDENQSPALLAAVLEPVIAQAEESALARLDEITLEDLYARAIAQGFGERRDARGDFDI